The Desulfonauticus submarinus genome segment ATTAAGATAGCTTTTGGTTTTGCTGATAATTTATTGACTACCCAAGTGTTGGCCTTTGAAGGACCTTTATTAATTGCTCCTGCAATGAATTTTAAAATGTGGAATAATGTGAGAGTTCAGAATGCTGTAAAAATGTTAGAAGAACAGGGAGTGTTTGTAATTGAACCAGGTGAAGGCAAGATGGCATGTGGGGATGTAGGAAAGGGGCGTTTGGCAGATATAGATTGTATATATTTTTATGTATTAAAATCTATAACACCTCAGGATATGACAGGGAAAAAGGTTTTAATTACAGCCGGACCAACAAGAGAATATTATGATTTAGTCAGATTTTGGTCAAACCCTAGCTCTGGGAAAACAGGGTTGGCTTTAGGTTTAGCCGCGTGGTTAAGAGGAGCAGATGTTTTTTTAATTTGTGGGCCTATATCAGAAAAAATAGTTTCTTTACCTGGTCTACATATTTATCCCATTACTACTGCTAAAGAAATGCAAGAAGTAGCTTTAAAACTTTGGAAGAGCATGGATATAGGTGTTTGTGCTGCAGCAGTATGCGATTTTAGACCAGAGTATATAGGCGATTTAAAGGTAAAAAAGGGAAATAAGGCTGGTTTGACAGTTAAATTCGCCAATAATCCTGATATATTATTAACATTGGGCCAGAGTAAAAGGGTTGATCAAAAATTAGTAGGCTTTGCTTTGGAGTATGAGAATTTACGAAAAGAGGCTAAACGTAAGCTAGAACAGAAAAATTTAGATTTAATTGTAGGAAATCAAGTAAATATAACAAGTCCTTTTGGAAGAGAAAAAAATACAGTGCTTGTGCTGGATAAAGAGGGGCGGGAGGAAGAATGGCCTGATCTCCCAAAGACTGAAATAGCCTGGCGTTTATGGGATATTCTCCTTTCTCTGTAAATAATTCTTTAGAGGTAAACCTCTATAAACAACTGGGTATAAATTTTATCTTTGCTGATCCAAAGATAAAAAAAACAGATTCAAAGGTTATAAAACAGCCTCCAAATAGTACTCCTCTTTTTTTTAAACTACCATCTTCTGTTAGGACAAAGCTTGTTCAGCAATATCGTCCTGCCTATAGTTTGTGGATTTATTTTGAATACTATCAAGATTTATTAGATACTCGAGTAAATCCTCGTAAAGAACTTATTTTAAAAATTTTAAAAGCTTTAAGTTGGGGAAAACAGAGGATTAGTTTTTGGCCTTTGTTTCGGTTCAAAGGGCGCGAATATATTAAAGATGAAGCATTATTTAACGAAGGTTTAAAGGAGATTCAGCCAGTATATATTTTTTGCTTTGGACAAAAATGTTTTAACGAGCTTTTGCCAGAAAAAAAATTTTCTTATACTAGTTTCCAATATCAAGACAAAATGTTAATAACATTGCCTGATTTTAATGATTTGCTGCCAGACAATAAAAAATTAAAAAATTTGGTTTGGAATACTTTATTAAGGTTTAGTCCTAAGCATTAGGGCAGATTGGAGTAATTTTTAATTAAGTAAGTGCAATGAGTAACAAATTTTTAAAAGTATGGCTGTTAAGTTTAATTGTTGTTTTTTGTTTTTCTTGGCAAGTTAGAGCTGAGGTAATTTTAAATATTCCTTTGCAAGGAACTGTTTCTCCTGCAATGGAGAAAATATTGGATCAAGGTTTTAAGCAAGCCTTAAAAGAAAAGGCCAAGTGCGTTATTTTAACTTTGGACACTCCAGGTGGTTTAGTTTCTTCGATGCGTAAAATAGTAAAAAAGATTTTAAATTTTCCTTTGCCTGTGGTGGTTTATGTTAGTCCTAGAGGTGCTCATGCTGCTTCTGCAGGAGTTTTTTTAGTTGCTAGTGCAGATATAGCAGTAATGGCCCCGCAAACTACTTTAGGGGCGGCTACACCTATTCAAATGCAGGGAAAAGATATTAATACAACTTTGCGGAAAAAAATTGAGCAAGATTTACTAAGTTTACTTAGTACCTTGTGTGCAAGAAGAAATAGAAATATAAAAATATATGAATCTTTTATTTTGCAAAGTAAAAGCATAACAGCAAAAGAAGCTGTGCTAAATAAAGTCATAGATTTTATCGCTGTTTCCCAACAAGACTTGATTGCGCAACTCAATTCTTTGCAACTAGAGGCAAAAGGTAAAAAAATTATTTTGGACAAAAATATACAGTTAAAATATTTTAATCCTTCTTGGTTTGCTAAATTTTTGAGTTATCTTTTACATCCTCAAATAGCTTATCTCTTATTTTTAGGAGGTTTGCTAGGTTTATTTTTTGAAATCTCTCAGCCAGGAGTGGTTTTGCCCGGTGTAATAGGTAGTATATGTTTAGTTTTAGGTCTTTATGCTCTTTCTATTTTACCTACTAATATTGCAGGTATTTTATTGATTTTTTTAGGCATAGTGTTTTTTATTTTGGAAATAAAAATTACTAGTTTTGGCTTATTAGGTATAGCTGGTATGGTTTGTTTAATTTTTGGTTCTTATTTTTTTTATGATACTTCTTCTGATCTTTTAACTTGGAATTGGTCAAAATTTGGCTATGGGTTAATTGGTATGGGATTAATTTTGGGTAGTATTGTATGGTTAGTTGCTAAGGCACAAGTAAAAGAAATTCAAGAACCAATTCCAATAGGTGAAGAAGGAGAGGTAGTGGTTTGGGAAAATAAACAAGGGCAAATAAAAGTAAGAGGGGAGTTATGGAAAGCAGAGTCTACAGTAGAACTTAAGCCTAAGGAACGAGTTAAAGTAATTGGCCATAAGGGTTTAACCTTAAACATTATTAAAAAGGAGGAATAAGATGTTTTCTCTTAGCTTACCTCTCCTGATTTTAATTTTTCTTATAATTTCTTCTTTGAGGGTTTTAAATGAATATGAAAGGGGAGTTATTTTTCGTTTGGGAAGAGTTTTAAAGCCAAAAGGCCCAGGATTGATTTTAGTTTTTCCAATTATAGATAAATTAGTAAGGGTAGATTTGCGTATTGTTACTTTAGATGTTCCTCATCAAGATGTAATTACAAAAGATAATGTATCAATAAAAGTAAATGCTGTTGTTTATTATAGAGTAGTTGATCCTCAAAAAGTTATTTTAGAAGTTGAAGATTATAATTTTGCTACTTCTCAGCTAGCCCAAACTACGCTTAGAAGTGTGTGTGGATCTGTAGAATTAGATGAAATTCTAGCGCATCGAGATAAAATAAATTCCATTATTCAAAACATACTAGATGAACATACAGATGCTTGGGGTATTAAAGTTACGAGCGTAGAATTAAAGTATATTGATTTGCCTCAAGAAATGCAAAGAGCTATGGCAAAACAAGCAGAGGCTGAAAGAGAAAGGCGAGCAAAGATTATTAACGCAGAAGGTGAGTTTCAAGCAGCACAAAAACTTGCTGAGGCAGCTAAAATTATTGGTTCTGAGCCTCAAGCTTTGCAGCTGCGTTATTTACAAACAATGCGTGAAATGGCTGCAGAGGGAAGAACTACAACTGTTTTTCCCATTCCTATAGATTTTGTTAATTTATTAAAAAAGTAATAGATATAACAAAAGAGGAGAGGTATAATGAAAAAATTTTTACTAATTTTAGTACTAGTTTTGGGAATGGGGGTAGGTAATTCTATTTGTCCTGTTTGGGGTGCAGGAACAGGAAATGGAATTAAAGTTTGTACTTTGGCCAAGACAAGTTTTTCTTGGGATGGCTCAAAACTTCCTAATTATCCTACGGGGCAACCACAAATTACTATTTTAAAGATAAGTATACAGCCAGGTGTTAAACTTTGTTGGCATAAGCATCCTGTTATTAATGCAGGAGTTTTGTTAAAGGGCAGTTTAACTGTTATTACAGAAGATCATCATGTTTTACATCTAAAAGCAGGAGACCCTATTGTAGAAGTTGTAAATAAATGGCATTATGGTCTAAATGAGGGCACAACTCCAGCAGAGATTATAGTTTTTTATGCAGGTGTTAAAAATATGCCCATCACGATTAAGAAGTGAGATTATTTTTTAGTGAAAATAAATTAAATTTAGGAATAGAACAATGAAAAAAATAATAATTTTATTTTTAGCTGTGCTTGTTTTCTATCCTATTATGTGTTTAGCAGAAAATAATATAAAAGATCTTATTGCTAATATGATAATTATTGGATTTGATGGGGATAGAATAAATGGGAAGGAACATTTTCAAAGGATTTTTAATGGATATACTCCAGGTGGAGTGATTTTGTTTGATAGAGATTATCATCATAGAGACAGGGTTAAAAATATACGTTCTCCAAAGCAACTGAAGAATCTTACTAAAGAACTTCGTTTATATGCAGGTAAACCTATCTTAATAGCAGTAGATCAAGAAGGTGGCAAAGTAGCAAGGTTAAAGCCAAGAGACGGTTTTAATGAAACATCTTCTGCTAAATGGATAGGAGAACATTCTCCAGAAATAGCAAAAAAACAATATGATGATTTAGCTCTTGAATTAAAGCAAGAAGGTATAAATTGTGATTTTGCCCCTGTAGTTGACTTGGCTTTGAATCCTAATAATTTTGTGATTGTTGGCTTAGAGCGTTCTTATGGGGCTTCTCCGAATAAAGTTGTGGAGATGGCTAGGATATTTTGTAATGCCTTGCATCAACAAGGTATTGTTTGTGTTTTAAAACACTTTCCAGGACATGGTTCGTCTTCTGGAGATTCCCATAAGGGTTTTGTAGATGTTTCTTTAACTTGGCAAAAACAAGAATTGGTTCCTTATAAAATTTTAATTAAGGAAGGATTAGCAGATATGATAATGACCGCTCATGTATTTAATAAACAACTCGATCCTATATATCCTGCTACCTTATCAAAAAAGATTAATACAGATTTATTGAGGAATAAAATTGGTTTTAAAGGAGTAATAGTTAGTGATGACTTGCAGATGAAAGCAATAACTTCACAATATAGCTTGGCGCAAGCTGTATCCTTGGCTATTAATGCAGGTGTTGATATGCTTATTTTTGGCAATCAACTCGCTAAAATTTCCTTATCAGAAGTAGTAGATTGTATTTATAGACAAGTTCAACAAGGTAAGATTTCCCTTGATCGGATATATGAGGCTAATCTTAGAATAAAAAAGATTCAGTCTAAGTTATGATGGCACGTAATTTGTAAATTTGAATTTCAAATGCCAGTATTTAAATTTAAATTAGAAAAACTTTTAGAGATTAGAAAACAAAAATTAGAAGAAGCCCAAAGCATTTTGGCAAAGTTAAAGCGAGATTATCAAGCAGAGGTAAAATTAGAAGCAAAATTAAGAAGTCAAATTTTTGAGACTAAAAGAAATATTTTTTCTAAAAAGACAATCTTACCCTCTGTTTTATTTATTCATCAAAATTATTTAAAAGGCTTGGAAAGGAAATTGCGAGTTTGCTTGGAACGGCAACAAATTTTAAGTCAAGAACTTACTTTGTGGAGACAAGAAGTTTTAAAAAGAAATAAAGAAAAGAAAATTTTAGAAAAGTTAAAGCAAAAACAATGGGAACTTTTTTGGTATGAACAAAGACGAAAAGAACAAAAAGAACTCGATGATTTGGCAACGTTGCATTATCAGCATAAAATGGAAGGCTCTTTTTAGTTTAGTTCTGGCTTTGGGCTTTTTAAAGGTGTTGGGAATAATAGGATATATTATTTATCCTGAGCTTGAAAGTAAAATTTTTGTTTCTGAGCTTCAAACGCCTCCAATTGCCTTAGCTAAGCAAGATACTACTTCTAAAAGGGAGTCTTTAAAGAAAAATGAAAAAAAAGTTTCTTCAAAAGAGTTGTCAGAAGAGGTAGCTAACTTAAAAGCAAAAGAAAGAGCATTAGCTGAAAAAGAAGCAAGTTTACGAGAGTTAGAGGCCCATCTAAACGCTAAGTTAAAGGAACTAAGACGCTTGCAGGCAAGTATTAAAAAAATGTTAGAAGAAGCTAATGTGTTGAAAAATAAGAAAATCAAGCATTTAGTTGATGTATATTCTAATATGAAACCAAAACAGGCTGCTCAGGTACTGGAAACTATAGATGAAGATTTAGCTGTCAAGATATTGGCTGGGATGAGAGGTAGAAAAGCTGGTGAAATTTTGTCTTATGTAAAACCTGATAAGGCTGCAAAACTGTCAGAAGCCTTGACTAGGTTGCAGACTCCTTTTGGTGAATAGTTTTAGAGGATAGTTTAGAAATGTTTCTAAAAGATGACTGTTAAACTTGTTTTAGCTTATACAGGAACAAATTATGCCGGTTGGCAGATTCAAGATAATGCCAAGACTGTGCAAGGAGAGTTAGAAAATGCCCTTCAAATATTATGTGGACAGAAGGTGAGAGTGCATGGTGCTTCCAGAACAGATGCAGGTGTACATGCTTTAGGGCAGGTAGCTCATTTTAGTCCACCTCAGAAAAGGCAACATATTCCTTGGCAAAAAGCACTGAATGCTCTTTTACCAAAAGATATTTCTGTTCTTAAGGCAGAAGAAGTAAATGATAACTTTCATTCTCGATTTTCTGCAAAGGCAAAGATTTATTCTTATATTTTTTGGATAGAGCCAAATTTTGTTTATCCTCAAAGACTTCCTTTTGTTTGGGAATGTGGTGACTTGGATTTGGAAGCAATAAAAGGGGTAAAAGATTTGTTGGTTGGAATGCATGATTTTGGTGCATTTATGAATGCAGGGACGCCCGTAAAAACTACAGTTAGAACAATACATTGGTTAGAGTTGAACCAAGGTTTTTATCCACAGGAAATTAATCTTAGGATAAAAGGAGATGGTTTTTTAAAGCAAATGGTTAGAAATATTGCTGGTCTTTTTTGGTTAATAGGAAAACACAAAGTTTCTAAAGATTTTGTATTTGAATTGTTAGAAAATCCTATACGCCAAATGTGGCCTCCTACTGCACCTGCAAAAGGGCTTACTTTAGAGAAGATTTTTTATTAATAAAAGATACAAGAATTTATGCAATGGGTTTTAAAAGTTTTTTTTCTTTTCCTAACGTTTCTAATAAGTCTTTTAAGGAATTAGTTTCTTTAAGTCTACAAAATTGGCATTTTCATAAAGATATAGAAGCAACTAAAATATCGTTAGCCAAGTCAGTAAAAATTAAATTACAAAAATTGCAACAAGCTCTAACTAAGTTTAAATTAGAAAAAAAACAATTTCCTGTTTTATTACATCAAACCAATTCTAAATATTTTAAGACAACATTATTAAATACATCTATACCTAGAGAAAAGTTAATCTCTAGAGGATTTAAAAAGGATAGTATTTCTTTTATCCCAACAGGAACTTATACTTTTACTATAAATGTTGGTAAGTTTAAAGAAACTTTAGATGTGAAAATTAATCATAATGAGTCTTACTTTAGTATTTTAAACAAAATTGCAAAAACAATAAATAGCTCAGATTTACCTCTTTATGCTGATGTAGTTTATCAAAAAAATGGTTATGAGAAGATCCCTACTTTTGAGAAAGGTTATATTTTGACTTTAACTCCAACTAATTTAGAAGATGATGTGGATTTTACAGAGACTCAAGGTTTTTTGTTAAAGAAAATAGGTTTGTCTAAAATAGAGCCTTTTGAATTTTCTTTAAAAGAAAATGAGTTTTCAAACCTGTATATTTTCCAAAAATTTTCTCCAACCTCTTTTACAACGTCTTTTTTCTTTCCCCAAGAGCCTATAAATTGGGATATAGGGGGTTATTCTTTTAGTTTTTCTTCTGAAGTAAATAGTGGAGATATTAAAATTCAGGTCGTAGATGAATCTGCTAGGAGGCAGTTAGAATTATTGGCAGCAGATAGCCAAGCTTTGGTAAAAGACACGAGCAACTGGCAAGATATTATTAATAATCTAGGACTAGACACTTCAGAGATAGATAATGACACTACTTGGAATGAAGTAAGAGGTTGGTTAAAAGATAGTATTCAAGTATATTCTGATACTACTTACTTAGAATTATTTCTGAAAATTCGAGATAAGCTAATTGAACTTTCCCAAGGAGAGATATTGCCTGAAATTTTAGAGCAAAAAAACACTATTTATTTAAAAAATAAAGAATATAAAAGGGAAGAGATTGCTCTTAGTTTTGCTTTAAGTAATCTTAAATTAGGAGAAAAATTGGTATTAACTGAAGGAGATAATAATTTATTGGATAAATTGGGTCTTAGAGGTACAGCTAAGCCAGGGAAAGATAGTTTTATAAAATTAAATGGAAATGAATATACTTTTTCTTCTTCTAGAATTAGCCAACAAAAAGGCAATGTTTTATTAGAGATAAAAGAAGAGAATCCCCACGTGCAATTGTATGAAGTAAAAAAAACTACAGATGAAATTATATATAGGATAGAGAGAGTTATCCAGGCATATAATAATATAATTCCAGATATTTTAAAAAATTCGTGGATATGGAAAAGTGATTTTATAAAGGGTTTTAAAAAGCCATTTGAGGATAACCAAAAAGATTTAAATTTAATAGGTATGGATCAGGATTTAGATTACTTTTTAAGGTTAAACTATGATAGACTAGATGCGACATTGTCGTTGGCTGATAACGGTTATACAGTAATTTTTAATGCTTTGTTAGGGGATAGAGGATTTTTTACTCAACTGAAGGGATATTTGGAAGATATTTTACAAAATCCTATTTCAGCATATTTTTCTTTAAAAGAGCAAAAAGTTCCGCTGGGAACAAAAGAAGTGGAAAATATTCTTTCTAATCAAATTACAGGAATTTTATTAAACAAGATAGTAAGATAATTCAGTATTTTGTTTAATTTGCTATTAGAGTAAAAAGAAAGAGATTTAAATAGAATAATATTTTATTACTGGCGTCCCCAAGGGGATTTGAACCCCTGTTACCGGCGTGAGAGGCCGGCGTCCTAGGCCACTAGACGATGGGGACTTAGAGGTAATTTGAGGTGGTGGGCCGTGCAGGATTCGAACCTGCGACTCTCTGCTTAAAAGGCAGATACTCTACCAACTGAGTTAACGGCCCAACCAAAGAGAAGATTTGTTTATTTTGTGTTGTTCCTTTTGTCAAGAAAAATAAAGTAAATCTTTAAAAAAATTAATTTTTAGATAAGGCTATTTCTTATTTAATTTTTAAGTTTCGCTAACTTATTGATATTTCAATTTTTTTAAAAAGCATATTCTAAGTAGATTCAAAAGTTTAGTAACATTAATGAAATTTAGACAAGATAGTTTTTAAATTTTTTATTAATGGGTACCATAAATGATAGTAACTTTGTTTCCTATTTCATTTTCTAGCATTTCTTTAATTTGAGCTAAAAAAGGGCATGCAAAATGTTTTCCTGCAGGTGCTTTTCCTATAATGCAAGTAGAAAGGGCTATAACTTCTGCTCCTTTTTCAATCATTTTTAATGCTCTGAGTAAAATCTCTTTTCCTGGACATCCTCCACAACTCACAAGACCAATTACCTCTGCTGGCCCTATTTCTTTAAAATGAACTTTTCCTTCTTTAGCTACGTGCAGACAACTTGTACTTGGGCACATTGCTTCTGTTTTTTGACATCTTATAATTCCAATTTTTTTCATTTTTTTATCTCCTTATTTGTTTTAATTTAGTTGTTACTATTAACAATACAAATAAATTTTAGTGTAAGAAAAATAATACTAAAATGTCAATTAGCAACACTAGTTTGTTTAAATACTACATTTATATAATTTATTATAAATTATATTTTGAGTCCAACGATGTTTTTTAAATCAGAACTTTATTTTTTAAGAAAGAATTATTAAATTTCATGTTTTTATTTTTATGTTAGTATGTTAGGTAGATTAAATTATGATTATTTTTAAAAATAAATAAGCTAAAATAATTGACATGGTTGAGAGTATATTCCTATAAGGCCAGCTACGGAGGCCGTGAGGGTTTTAGTTAAAAATATTAGGAGTGTGTGAAAGTGAAAAAAAATAGATTAAACAAAGATAAGGCAGTAAGAATTTTTCAATTCGAGCATTGGCTTAGATTTTATTTTATTGAAGAAGAAGGAAAACTTTTAACCTTTAATTTTGATGAGGAATTTTTAAATGAGTTGAGAATTAATTATTCTCCTCTTAACGAGATAGCAGAAAATTTAAATGGTAAATATTTAAGTCCAGAAGTTTCCCAGAAAACTATTGTAGAATTTTTGCAAAAGCATTTTGAACAGGAAGGCCGCGATGTAGTTACTCCTATTTTAGATAGCCAGCCATTTTTAAGAGAGCTTCAGCTTTTTAATGTTTGGGTTAGTTTATTTGAAGATACTTTGGAAAAGGAGATTTTGCCATTTGAAAAATGGGTGCAAATATTTGAAAAGTGGAAAAGTTCAGAGCAAGCAAAAAAAATACTTTATTCGCTTAAAATGGATAAAATAGAAAAACCTACTTCTAATGAAATTAATTAGTTTAAGAAAAAGTATGAGCTTATAATAAAACTTATTCTAAAAATGCTTTTTGACTGGCATAAAAAATAAGGTCTTTTTCTCCACTTAAGGGGTGTGAGATAAGGGATTCCTTATAATTAGCATTAGGAGATAATTTAAAACTATAACCAAAAGTTATGTAGTTAATAGGGTAAGAGGTTTTTTTAATTTTTAGCTTAAAGCTAAAAGGAAGCCCTTTTTTAGGAATTGGTTGGGATTGGTATACTTTTAGCTCTTTGGCCAAAACTTTTCCTTC includes the following:
- the truA gene encoding tRNA pseudouridine(38-40) synthase TruA, encoding MTVKLVLAYTGTNYAGWQIQDNAKTVQGELENALQILCGQKVRVHGASRTDAGVHALGQVAHFSPPQKRQHIPWQKALNALLPKDISVLKAEEVNDNFHSRFSAKAKIYSYIFWIEPNFVYPQRLPFVWECGDLDLEAIKGVKDLLVGMHDFGAFMNAGTPVKTTVRTIHWLELNQGFYPQEINLRIKGDGFLKQMVRNIAGLFWLIGKHKVSKDFVFELLENPIRQMWPPTAPAKGLTLEKIFY
- a CDS encoding CGGC domain-containing protein, which codes for MKKIGIIRCQKTEAMCPSTSCLHVAKEGKVHFKEIGPAEVIGLVSCGGCPGKEILLRALKMIEKGAEVIALSTCIIGKAPAGKHFACPFLAQIKEMLENEIGNKVTIIYGTH
- a CDS encoding flagellar export protein FliJ; translated protein: MPVFKFKLEKLLEIRKQKLEEAQSILAKLKRDYQAEVKLEAKLRSQIFETKRNIFSKKTILPSVLFIHQNYLKGLERKLRVCLERQQILSQELTLWRQEVLKRNKEKKILEKLKQKQWELFWYEQRRKEQKELDDLATLHYQHKMEGSF
- a CDS encoding slipin family protein, which gives rise to MFSLSLPLLILIFLIISSLRVLNEYERGVIFRLGRVLKPKGPGLILVFPIIDKLVRVDLRIVTLDVPHQDVITKDNVSIKVNAVVYYRVVDPQKVILEVEDYNFATSQLAQTTLRSVCGSVELDEILAHRDKINSIIQNILDEHTDAWGIKVTSVELKYIDLPQEMQRAMAKQAEAERERRAKIINAEGEFQAAQKLAEAAKIIGSEPQALQLRYLQTMREMAAEGRTTTVFPIPIDFVNLLKK
- a CDS encoding MotE family protein — protein: MIWQRCIISIKWKALFSLVLALGFLKVLGIIGYIIYPELESKIFVSELQTPPIALAKQDTTSKRESLKKNEKKVSSKELSEEVANLKAKERALAEKEASLRELEAHLNAKLKELRRLQASIKKMLEEANVLKNKKIKHLVDVYSNMKPKQAAQVLETIDEDLAVKILAGMRGRKAGEILSYVKPDKAAKLSEALTRLQTPFGE
- the coaBC gene encoding bifunctional phosphopantothenoylcysteine decarboxylase/phosphopantothenate--cysteine ligase CoaBC, whose amino-acid sequence is MLFQHYYGKNVHIGITGSIAAYKSLDLLRLLVQSNIKVTATLTKAGQEFVPALNFRSLGATTVFEEKDFFASDFPHLYPQKGIDSFLICPCSANTLIKIAFGFADNLLTTQVLAFEGPLLIAPAMNFKMWNNVRVQNAVKMLEEQGVFVIEPGEGKMACGDVGKGRLADIDCIYFYVLKSITPQDMTGKKVLITAGPTREYYDLVRFWSNPSSGKTGLALGLAAWLRGADVFLICGPISEKIVSLPGLHIYPITTAKEMQEVALKLWKSMDIGVCAAAVCDFRPEYIGDLKVKKGNKAGLTVKFANNPDILLTLGQSKRVDQKLVGFALEYENLRKEAKRKLEQKNLDLIVGNQVNITSPFGREKNTVLVLDKEGREEEWPDLPKTEIAWRLWDILLSL
- a CDS encoding glycoside hydrolase family 3 protein: MKKIIILFLAVLVFYPIMCLAENNIKDLIANMIIIGFDGDRINGKEHFQRIFNGYTPGGVILFDRDYHHRDRVKNIRSPKQLKNLTKELRLYAGKPILIAVDQEGGKVARLKPRDGFNETSSAKWIGEHSPEIAKKQYDDLALELKQEGINCDFAPVVDLALNPNNFVIVGLERSYGASPNKVVEMARIFCNALHQQGIVCVLKHFPGHGSSSGDSHKGFVDVSLTWQKQELVPYKILIKEGLADMIMTAHVFNKQLDPIYPATLSKKINTDLLRNKIGFKGVIVSDDLQMKAITSQYSLAQAVSLAINAGVDMLIFGNQLAKISLSEVVDCIYRQVQQGKISLDRIYEANLRIKKIQSKL
- a CDS encoding NfeD family protein, which produces MSNKFLKVWLLSLIVVFCFSWQVRAEVILNIPLQGTVSPAMEKILDQGFKQALKEKAKCVILTLDTPGGLVSSMRKIVKKILNFPLPVVVYVSPRGAHAASAGVFLVASADIAVMAPQTTLGAATPIQMQGKDINTTLRKKIEQDLLSLLSTLCARRNRNIKIYESFILQSKSITAKEAVLNKVIDFIAVSQQDLIAQLNSLQLEAKGKKIILDKNIQLKYFNPSWFAKFLSYLLHPQIAYLLFLGGLLGLFFEISQPGVVLPGVIGSICLVLGLYALSILPTNIAGILLIFLGIVFFILEIKITSFGLLGIAGMVCLIFGSYFFYDTSSDLLTWNWSKFGYGLIGMGLILGSIVWLVAKAQVKEIQEPIPIGEEGEVVVWENKQGQIKVRGELWKAESTVELKPKERVKVIGHKGLTLNIIKKEE
- a CDS encoding cupin domain-containing protein, with the translated sequence MKKFLLILVLVLGMGVGNSICPVWGAGTGNGIKVCTLAKTSFSWDGSKLPNYPTGQPQITILKISIQPGVKLCWHKHPVINAGVLLKGSLTVITEDHHVLHLKAGDPIVEVVNKWHYGLNEGTTPAEIIVFYAGVKNMPITIKK